From a single Raphanus sativus cultivar WK10039 chromosome 3, ASM80110v3, whole genome shotgun sequence genomic region:
- the LOC108838508 gene encoding 40S ribosomal protein S17-4: MGRVRTKTVKKSSRQVIEKYYSRMTLDFHTNKKILEEVAIIPSKRLRNKIAGFSTHLMKRIQKGPVRGISLKLQEEERERRMDFVPDESAIKTDRIEVDKETLDMLASLGMADMPGVVKVDPVSAAPVAAFGRGRRF; encoded by the coding sequence ATGGGACGCGTCCGCACGAAGACGGTGAAGAAATCCTCCCGCCAGGTGATCGAGAAGTACTACTCGCGCATGACGCTCGACTTCCACACGAACAAGAAGATCCTCGAGGAAGTCGCGATCATCCCTTCGAAGCGTCTCCGCAACAAGATCGCGGGATTCTCCACGCATCTCATGAAGAGGATCCAGAAGGGGCCCGTCCGCGGGATCTCACTCAAGCTCCAGGAGGAGGAGCGCGAGCGACGCATGGACTTCGTTCCCGACGAGTCCGCCATCAAAACCGATCGCATCGAGGTGGATAAGGAGACGCTGGACATGCTCGCCTCGTTGGGGATGGCGGATATGCCGGGCGTCGTCAAGGTGGATCCGGTCTCCGCGGCTCCTGTTGCTGCATTTGGCCGTGGAAGGAGGTTCTAG